Proteins from a genomic interval of Candidatus Palauibacter polyketidifaciens:
- a CDS encoding tetratricopeptide repeat protein, with translation MRLTPRPPVRSTARRMRFARPALALALVLLAPTSGRAQERSDAEGGGGPLAAALEAHQTGDYGQAVAAYRSAARAGGEFPASARGWARALAATGEYESALEALDRAAARAPGGANADTELARARGRQLYALGRLDEAEAHFRRAIEGRASDAQLARLDLGRLLFDRGAREEALALFDGFIDFYNRARRLEADELRAVGAALTYLGARDPDLFHDAVRAFEEAIEADPGDPEPRIDLGLLFLDKYDSFEAGPLIDEALARNPAHARALLAKARRAKFDGSSEALELAQQALETNPRLTEARAFLARLYLELEDVDEAEAEARRALETNPLSLSAWTEIAAAAHLRGDAAAFAEARDRVLRLDPRHAGLYVALAQVAYRTHRYADAVAFARQAVALDPLSWPGMAELGLNQLRVGDLEAGHATLEASFEGDPFNVWVFNTLDLLEELAGFETVESPRFVFSMHPKEAGALSIYATALAEEAYDAMRARYGYEPPTPISVEVYDRHADFSVRTVGLAGIGALGVSFGSVLAMDSPGARPGGAFNWGSTLWHEISHAFTLGYTEHRIPRWLSEGLAVLDERHAREGWGSDVDPGFLAAFRDERLPSLERFNYGFVRPAYPGQVQHAYYMASLLCEMIETTRGFDAVLAMLAGYRDGLETPEVVERALGTTLAGLDRELRDYIETRFGPTLKALGTPEAGTPPGPDTFAGLLMAAAEARRAGRTEEAMRALERAHEVFPEYAGADAPILILGHLRREAGDFAGAAEAYRTYTALNENHFETHLALADLEQALGNDAAARETLERAIWIDPFHLDVHARLASGYEAVEAWPEAVRERRALLALAPADPAEAHYRLALALHRGGDARGARSAVLDALEIAPNFEAALDLLLEIRGDPEGGR, from the coding sequence GTGCGCCTGACCCCGCGCCCGCCCGTCCGGTCGACCGCGCGCCGAATGCGGTTCGCGCGCCCGGCGCTGGCGCTGGCGCTCGTGCTCCTGGCGCCGACATCGGGGCGCGCGCAGGAGCGTTCGGATGCGGAGGGGGGCGGCGGACCGCTCGCCGCGGCGCTCGAGGCGCACCAGACCGGCGACTATGGGCAGGCGGTCGCGGCTTATCGGTCGGCGGCCCGTGCCGGGGGCGAGTTCCCGGCCTCCGCGCGCGGATGGGCGCGCGCGCTCGCCGCGACCGGCGAGTACGAGTCCGCGCTCGAAGCCCTCGACCGGGCCGCCGCGCGCGCCCCGGGCGGAGCGAACGCGGACACCGAACTTGCCCGCGCACGCGGGCGCCAGTTGTACGCGCTCGGACGCCTCGACGAAGCGGAAGCGCACTTCCGCCGGGCCATCGAAGGCCGGGCCAGCGACGCGCAACTCGCGCGGCTCGACCTGGGACGCCTTCTCTTCGACCGCGGCGCGCGCGAGGAAGCCCTCGCCCTGTTCGACGGGTTCATCGACTTCTACAATCGCGCCCGCCGCCTCGAAGCCGACGAACTGCGCGCCGTCGGAGCCGCCCTCACGTACCTTGGCGCCCGCGACCCCGACCTCTTCCACGACGCCGTGCGCGCCTTCGAGGAGGCCATCGAAGCGGATCCCGGCGACCCCGAGCCGCGCATCGACCTCGGTCTCCTCTTTCTCGACAAGTACGACAGCTTCGAGGCCGGGCCGCTGATCGATGAAGCGCTGGCCCGGAACCCGGCCCACGCGCGCGCCCTCCTGGCGAAGGCGCGCCGCGCGAAGTTCGACGGCTCCTCCGAAGCGCTTGAACTCGCGCAGCAGGCGCTGGAAACGAACCCCCGTCTTACCGAAGCCCGCGCCTTCCTGGCGCGACTCTACCTCGAACTCGAGGATGTGGATGAGGCCGAAGCGGAGGCCCGGCGCGCGCTGGAGACGAACCCCCTCTCCCTCTCCGCGTGGACGGAAATCGCGGCGGCCGCCCACCTGCGGGGAGATGCGGCCGCCTTCGCGGAGGCGCGCGACCGCGTCCTGCGGCTGGATCCGCGGCACGCCGGCCTCTACGTCGCCCTCGCCCAGGTTGCCTACCGCACGCACCGCTACGCCGATGCGGTCGCGTTCGCGCGGCAAGCCGTGGCCCTCGATCCGCTGTCCTGGCCCGGAATGGCGGAACTCGGCCTTAACCAGCTCCGCGTCGGCGACCTGGAGGCGGGGCACGCGACGCTCGAGGCCTCCTTCGAGGGCGATCCCTTCAACGTGTGGGTGTTCAACACGCTCGACCTGCTCGAGGAGCTGGCCGGGTTCGAGACGGTGGAAAGCCCGCGCTTCGTTTTCTCCATGCACCCGAAGGAAGCGGGCGCCCTCTCCATCTACGCCACGGCGCTCGCCGAAGAAGCCTACGACGCCATGCGCGCCCGCTACGGGTACGAGCCGCCGACCCCGATCTCGGTCGAGGTCTACGACCGACACGCCGACTTTTCCGTGCGCACGGTCGGACTCGCGGGCATCGGCGCGCTCGGCGTGAGCTTCGGCTCCGTCCTCGCCATGGACTCCCCCGGTGCCCGCCCCGGCGGCGCCTTCAACTGGGGCTCGACGCTGTGGCACGAGATCTCGCACGCCTTCACCCTCGGCTACACCGAGCACCGCATCCCCCGCTGGCTCTCCGAGGGGCTCGCGGTCCTCGACGAGCGGCACGCGCGCGAGGGGTGGGGATCCGACGTGGACCCCGGCTTCCTCGCCGCCTTCCGGGACGAGCGGCTGCCCTCGCTCGAGCGCTTCAACTACGGCTTCGTGCGGCCCGCCTACCCCGGGCAGGTGCAGCACGCCTACTACATGGCCTCCCTCCTGTGCGAGATGATCGAGACGACGCGCGGCTTCGACGCCGTACTCGCCATGCTCGCCGGATACCGCGACGGGCTGGAGACGCCGGAGGTCGTGGAACGGGCGCTGGGGACGACGCTCGCGGGCCTCGACCGTGAGTTGCGGGACTACATCGAGACCCGCTTCGGCCCGACGCTGAAGGCGCTGGGCACCCCCGAAGCCGGGACGCCGCCCGGCCCGGACACCTTCGCCGGACTGCTCATGGCGGCGGCGGAGGCACGGCGGGCGGGCCGCACGGAGGAGGCGATGCGGGCGCTGGAGAGGGCGCACGAGGTCTTCCCCGAGTACGCAGGAGCCGACGCGCCGATCCTCATTCTCGGGCATCTCCGCCGTGAGGCCGGCGACTTCGCGGGCGCCGCGGAGGCCTACCGAACGTATACCGCCCTCAACGAGAACCACTTCGAGACGCACCTCGCCCTCGCGGACCTCGAGCAGGCGCTCGGGAACGATGCGGCCGCCCGCGAGACGCTGGAGCGCGCGATCTGGATCGACCCCTTCCACCTGGACGTGCACGCGCGGCTCGCCTCCGGCTACGAGGCGGTCGAAGCGTGGCCCGAGGCGGTCCGCGAGCGGCGGGCGCTGCTGGCGCTCGCGCCGGCCGATCCGGCGGAGGCCCACTACCGGCTCGCCCTCGCGCTGCACCGGGGCGGGGACGCGCGCGGCGCCCGGAGCGCGGTCCTCGATGCCCTGGAGATCGCCCCCAACTTCGAGGCCGCGCTCGATCTCCTGCTCGAGATCCGCGGCGACCCGGAGGGCGGGAGATGA
- a CDS encoding glutamine amidotransferase, producing the protein MFEFLFKYRPVVFERGDLSLAAPSWGVVLAFLGVGAVVWFALEYRRVGPTVEARDRWVMMGLRATALGVLAFLLMRPVLLVSTVVPRRNFVAILLDDSRSMRVADEDGETRAQRMLDLFGGEEEDPAGGTGDPPADPLAADPGVAGSAAMDPAPAEPADRQAFATQRGEGALRQALEDRFRLRMYGFDSDADRIDAAGEMAFTGPRTNLAAGLTRVQQEMAGLPLSGIVVVSDGADNDDEATPPLSEALLSARAAGIPIYTIGMGSERIAPDVEVRRVEVPRAALEGTTIVADVIVSHAGLGGRTVRLDVEDEGRIVGTRDLTLGPDGEEAVQLQFTLEESGPRAIRFFVDPQEGEALTGNNERQVLVEVGDTRRKILYFEGSPRPENKFLRRAVADDENLHVVTLLRTADEKYLRLDVEGPGELAGGFPDTREELYEYDGLILGSVEASFFTHDQLQMMADFVGQRGGGLLVLGGRRSLGEGGYTGTPLADALPVVLGGAGEPDVLEVSAELTLAGRRHAAMRIAEAAESSAERWTELPPLTSVNRVFELKPGAVDLLRGVPAEGEPRMLLAHQRYGRGTSIVFAAQDSWLWQMHADIPLEDETHETLWRQLLRWLVHDTPGRVRLDSGDDVVPMGEPLRIRAEVEDERYLRVNGADVVATVTGPGGVASEVRLDWTVERDGEYEGRFVPPERGLYSVQVRAAGARTGGPGAGAETSRDIAEGGSFFRAGTPRIEEFGAGRRTELLRRIADETGGRFYTADDAQVLADEIRYTESGDTVYEERSLWDMPILFLLLAGLLGGEWAYRRRKDLA; encoded by the coding sequence GTGTTCGAGTTCCTCTTCAAATACCGACCCGTCGTGTTCGAACGCGGCGATCTCTCCCTCGCCGCCCCCTCGTGGGGGGTGGTCCTCGCCTTCCTCGGGGTCGGCGCCGTCGTCTGGTTCGCGCTCGAATACCGCCGCGTCGGACCCACGGTGGAGGCGCGGGACCGCTGGGTGATGATGGGACTGAGGGCGACCGCGCTGGGAGTCCTCGCCTTCCTCCTGATGCGGCCCGTTCTCCTCGTCTCGACCGTCGTCCCGCGGCGGAACTTCGTGGCGATCCTCCTCGACGATTCCCGGAGCATGCGGGTGGCGGATGAAGACGGGGAGACGCGCGCGCAGCGGATGCTCGACCTCTTCGGCGGCGAAGAAGAGGATCCGGCGGGAGGGACGGGCGATCCGCCTGCCGATCCCCTGGCCGCAGACCCGGGCGTGGCGGGTTCCGCGGCCATGGATCCGGCGCCCGCGGAGCCCGCCGACAGGCAGGCGTTCGCGACGCAGCGGGGCGAAGGCGCGCTCCGGCAGGCGCTCGAGGACCGCTTCCGGCTGAGGATGTACGGGTTCGACTCCGATGCGGACCGCATCGACGCTGCGGGCGAGATGGCCTTTACGGGCCCCCGCACGAACCTCGCCGCGGGGCTCACCCGCGTGCAGCAGGAGATGGCCGGACTCCCGCTCTCCGGGATCGTCGTCGTCTCCGACGGCGCGGACAACGATGACGAAGCGACGCCGCCGCTTTCGGAGGCGCTGCTCTCGGCGCGCGCCGCGGGGATCCCCATCTACACGATCGGGATGGGTTCGGAGCGCATCGCCCCCGACGTCGAGGTGCGCCGCGTGGAAGTGCCTCGCGCGGCCCTGGAAGGGACGACGATCGTGGCCGACGTCATCGTCTCCCACGCGGGTCTGGGCGGACGCACGGTGCGGCTCGATGTGGAGGACGAAGGGCGCATCGTGGGCACGCGCGATCTCACGCTCGGGCCGGACGGCGAGGAAGCGGTGCAACTCCAGTTCACCCTGGAGGAGTCGGGGCCCCGCGCCATCCGTTTCTTCGTGGATCCGCAGGAGGGAGAGGCCCTGACCGGCAACAACGAGCGCCAGGTTCTGGTGGAGGTCGGGGACACGCGCCGCAAGATCCTCTACTTCGAGGGCTCGCCGCGCCCGGAGAACAAGTTTTTGCGCCGCGCCGTGGCGGACGATGAGAACCTGCACGTCGTCACGCTCCTGAGGACAGCCGACGAGAAATACCTGCGGCTCGACGTGGAGGGGCCGGGCGAACTCGCCGGCGGGTTCCCGGACACGCGCGAGGAGTTGTACGAGTACGACGGGCTGATCCTAGGAAGCGTGGAGGCGAGCTTCTTCACGCACGACCAGTTGCAGATGATGGCGGATTTCGTGGGACAGCGAGGGGGCGGACTCCTCGTACTGGGCGGGCGGCGGTCGCTGGGGGAGGGCGGCTACACGGGGACGCCGCTGGCCGACGCCCTGCCGGTGGTGCTCGGAGGAGCCGGCGAACCGGACGTGCTCGAGGTGTCGGCCGAACTCACGTTGGCCGGCCGCCGGCACGCGGCGATGAGGATCGCGGAGGCCGCCGAGTCTTCCGCCGAGCGCTGGACGGAGCTTCCGCCCCTCACCTCCGTGAACCGGGTGTTCGAGCTGAAACCGGGAGCCGTCGACCTCCTCCGGGGCGTGCCGGCCGAGGGAGAACCGCGCATGCTCCTCGCGCACCAGAGGTACGGGCGCGGGACGTCGATCGTGTTCGCCGCCCAGGATTCGTGGCTGTGGCAGATGCACGCGGACATCCCCCTGGAGGACGAGACGCACGAGACGCTGTGGCGGCAGCTGCTCCGCTGGCTCGTGCACGACACGCCCGGGCGCGTCCGTCTCGACTCGGGCGACGATGTCGTCCCGATGGGGGAGCCGCTGCGGATCCGGGCCGAGGTGGAGGACGAACGGTACCTGCGCGTGAACGGGGCGGACGTCGTCGCCACGGTGACCGGGCCGGGCGGCGTCGCGTCCGAGGTCCGGCTCGACTGGACGGTCGAGCGCGATGGCGAGTACGAGGGACGTTTCGTGCCGCCGGAGCGGGGGCTGTACAGCGTGCAGGTCCGCGCTGCGGGAGCCCGAACCGGGGGCCCGGGGGCCGGGGCCGAGACGAGCCGCGACATCGCGGAAGGCGGGAGTTTCTTCCGGGCGGGGACGCCCCGGATCGAGGAGTTCGGAGCGGGGCGCCGGACGGAACTCCTGCGCCGGATCGCCGACGAGACGGGGGGCCGGTTCTACACGGCGGATGACGCGCAGGTGCTGGCCGACGAGATCCGCTACACGGAGAGCGGCGACACCGTGTACGAGGAGCGCTCGCTGTGGGACATGCCCATCCTCTTTCTGCTCCTGGCGGGGCTGCTCGGTGGGGAGTGGGCGTACCGCCGACGGAAGGATCTCGCGTGA
- a CDS encoding deoxyribodipyrimidine photo-lyase: MVVWFRRDLRLHDNRALAEAASLGRPVVPLFVLDEESPRVRPLGGASRWWLHQSLHALAEDLAGLGLSLRLRQGPASDVIPKVVRETGAGRVVWNRCYEPASVARDTKIKTTLRADGVETESYAGSLLSEPGEILTGQGTPYKVFTSFWKRLRECYRAPPPHPAPKRLAPGPAIASDHLDDWGLQPTAPDWAEGLRETWEVGETAARRRLADFMADGVERYGIDRDRPDLEGSSRLSPHLHWGEIGPHQVWRAAAPLIEADAPGASGHEALLRELAWRDFSHHLLSDSPHMETDNWRTALDRFPWGDDPQALAAWQQGRTGYPIVDAGMRELWHTGWMHNRVRMITASFLTKDLLIHWRDGEAWFWDTLVDADLANNVANWQWVAGSGADAQPFFRIFNPIRQAEKFDPAGAYVRRWVPEIARLPDRWLHQPWEAPPNALSEAGVELGRDYPPPIVDHAAARERALQAYEKTRRRPQT, from the coding sequence GTGGTCGTCTGGTTTCGGCGGGATCTGCGCCTTCACGACAACCGCGCCCTTGCCGAAGCCGCCAGCTTGGGGCGGCCCGTCGTCCCTCTGTTCGTGCTGGATGAGGAGAGCCCACGCGTCCGGCCTCTCGGCGGGGCGTCCCGCTGGTGGCTGCACCAGAGCCTGCACGCGCTGGCGGAAGATCTCGCCGGATTGGGCCTCTCCCTCCGCCTGCGGCAGGGTCCGGCGTCCGACGTCATCCCGAAGGTCGTGCGGGAAACCGGTGCCGGCCGCGTGGTGTGGAACCGGTGCTACGAGCCAGCGTCCGTTGCGCGCGACACGAAGATCAAGACGACGCTTCGCGCCGACGGTGTGGAGACGGAGAGCTACGCGGGTTCGCTCCTCAGCGAGCCGGGCGAGATCCTGACAGGTCAGGGGACGCCCTACAAGGTCTTCACCTCATTCTGGAAGCGGCTCCGAGAGTGCTACCGGGCGCCACCGCCGCATCCGGCGCCGAAGCGGCTGGCCCCCGGCCCCGCGATCGCCAGCGACCATCTCGACGACTGGGGGCTGCAGCCCACGGCGCCCGATTGGGCCGAAGGGCTCCGAGAGACCTGGGAGGTGGGGGAGACCGCGGCCCGGCGGCGGCTGGCCGACTTTATGGCGGACGGCGTCGAACGATACGGAATCGACCGCGACCGGCCGGACCTGGAAGGCAGTTCACGCCTCTCACCGCACCTGCACTGGGGTGAAATCGGGCCGCACCAGGTGTGGCGCGCCGCGGCGCCCCTGATCGAGGCCGATGCGCCGGGAGCAAGCGGCCACGAAGCGCTCCTCCGCGAACTCGCGTGGCGCGACTTCAGCCATCACCTGCTGTCCGATTCTCCGCACATGGAGACGGACAACTGGCGCACCGCCCTCGACCGCTTCCCGTGGGGCGACGATCCGCAGGCGCTCGCCGCTTGGCAGCAGGGGCGCACCGGCTACCCGATCGTGGACGCTGGGATGCGCGAACTCTGGCACACCGGCTGGATGCATAACCGCGTGCGCATGATCACAGCGTCCTTCCTGACGAAGGACCTGCTGATCCACTGGCGGGACGGCGAGGCGTGGTTCTGGGACACGCTCGTCGACGCCGACCTCGCCAACAACGTCGCCAACTGGCAGTGGGTCGCCGGCTCGGGCGCCGACGCGCAGCCCTTCTTCCGCATCTTCAACCCCATCAGGCAGGCCGAAAAGTTCGATCCGGCCGGCGCCTACGTGCGCCGCTGGGTGCCGGAGATCGCGCGCCTCCCCGACCGCTGGCTCCACCAGCCGTGGGAAGCCCCACCGAACGCGCTCAGCGAAGCCGGCGTCGAACTCGGCCGCGACTACCCACCCCCCATCGTCGACCACGCCGCCGCCCGCGAGCGGGCCCTGCAAGCCTACGAGAAGACGCGTCGGCGGCCGCAAACGTGA
- a CDS encoding alpha/beta hydrolase has product MTSPEWRVPKPLDTVEIEATGGAPIMLRRHGDVKGPRLILSHDNGLAIDLYYPFWSRLVSRFELIVYDLRSHGRNPTADLAHHNVATFTADEGRIRASIEEHFGAKPAVGVFHSLSAMVALNHDPPGLGYAGLVLFDPPMYLADGDHYGIDTLWRRLGMLARHRQPRFATREEFAEEFRRSWVFEFTQPGVEHLAADVLLQPASDGDGYELRCPREFEAQVFDYGFAYAFEPDTTNFACPVKVIGGDPSVEFSSLPSVDLEGLIGWDYDFIPHTTHFLQLENPEECVSTMIAFLEREGLA; this is encoded by the coding sequence ATGACGAGTCCGGAATGGCGGGTCCCGAAGCCGCTCGACACCGTCGAAATCGAAGCGACCGGCGGCGCTCCCATCATGCTTCGGCGTCACGGGGACGTGAAAGGGCCGCGGCTCATCCTCAGCCACGACAATGGGCTCGCGATCGACCTCTATTACCCGTTCTGGTCGCGCCTCGTGTCTCGCTTCGAGTTGATCGTCTACGACCTCCGCAGCCACGGCCGGAACCCGACGGCCGACCTCGCCCACCACAACGTCGCGACCTTCACGGCCGACGAAGGGCGCATCCGGGCGAGCATCGAAGAGCACTTCGGTGCGAAGCCCGCGGTCGGCGTGTTTCACTCGCTGTCGGCGATGGTCGCCCTCAACCACGATCCGCCGGGGCTCGGGTACGCGGGGCTCGTCCTCTTCGACCCGCCCATGTACCTGGCCGATGGCGATCACTACGGCATCGACACGCTCTGGCGGCGGCTGGGCATGCTGGCCCGGCATCGCCAGCCCCGGTTCGCCACGCGGGAGGAGTTCGCCGAAGAGTTCCGGCGTTCGTGGGTGTTCGAGTTCACGCAGCCCGGCGTGGAGCACCTTGCCGCCGACGTGTTGCTCCAGCCCGCGTCGGACGGCGACGGGTATGAACTCCGCTGCCCGCGCGAGTTCGAGGCGCAGGTGTTCGACTACGGATTCGCGTACGCCTTCGAGCCGGATACGACGAACTTTGCCTGTCCCGTGAAGGTGATCGGCGGCGACCCGAGCGTCGAGTTCTCCTCGCTGCCCAGCGTCGACCTCGAGGGATTGATCGGGTGGGACTACGACTTCATCCCGCACACGACGCATTTCCTGCAGCTGGAGAACCCCGAGGAGTGCGTCTCGACGATGATCGCCTTCCTCGAACGCGAGGGCCTCGCGTAG
- a CDS encoding aminotransferase class IV → MRQPFNERNRDLIVNVNGTLVHRDEAGISPFDSVVQGGDAVWEGLRLYDGRIFKLREHLARLRSSALALAFAEIPPDEEIIEEIRRTLAANGMRDGVHIRLTLTRGVKVTSGMDPRLNRSGPTLIVLAEHKAPVYERAGLKLITSSLRRFGPDTLDPKIHHANLLQSILAKIEANAAGADDALMLDGNGFIAETNATHLFFVRDGVAMTSRTVACPEGITRATVLELCAEHDIPSRVKDLSLNRGLPRRRGVLHRHDGRTRECDGNRRTDHRRRVAGAAHEAARRPLPGCHRARRSRRGWPRDLVSLAGASILRPSTSVRAGLRDYSGL, encoded by the coding sequence GTGCGGCAACCCTTCAACGAACGAAACCGCGATCTCATCGTCAACGTCAACGGGACGCTGGTCCACCGGGACGAGGCCGGCATCAGCCCCTTCGACTCGGTGGTGCAGGGGGGCGATGCCGTCTGGGAGGGGCTGCGCCTGTACGACGGCCGCATCTTCAAGCTGCGGGAGCACCTCGCCCGGCTCCGGTCCTCGGCCCTGGCGCTCGCCTTCGCCGAGATCCCCCCGGACGAGGAGATCATCGAAGAGATCCGCCGGACGCTCGCCGCGAACGGCATGCGCGACGGGGTGCACATCCGGCTCACGCTGACGCGGGGCGTGAAGGTCACCAGCGGAATGGATCCGCGCCTCAACCGGTCGGGCCCCACGCTCATCGTGCTCGCCGAGCACAAGGCGCCGGTATACGAGCGGGCGGGCCTCAAGCTGATCACGAGTTCGCTGCGCCGCTTCGGGCCCGACACGCTGGATCCGAAGATCCACCACGCGAACCTCCTGCAGTCGATCCTGGCCAAGATCGAGGCGAACGCGGCCGGGGCCGATGACGCGCTGATGCTCGACGGCAACGGCTTCATCGCCGAGACGAACGCCACCCATCTCTTCTTCGTGCGCGACGGCGTCGCGATGACGAGTCGGACCGTCGCCTGTCCCGAGGGGATCACCCGCGCCACGGTGCTCGAACTCTGCGCGGAGCACGACATCCCGAGCCGGGTGAAGGATCTCTCCCTCAACCGAGGCCTACCGCGCCGACGAGGCGTTCTGCACCGGCACGATGGGAGAACTCGCGAGTGTGACGGAAATCGACGGACGGATCATCGGAGACGGGTCGCCGGGGCCGCTCACGAAGCGGCTCGGCGACCTCTACCGGGATGTCACCGTGCGCGAAGGAGTCGTCGTGGTTGGCCGCGAGACCTGGTCAGCTTAGCGGGCGCGTCGATCCTTCGTCCGTCCACTTCCGTCCGGGCCGGGCTTCGCGACTATTCGGGACTGTAG
- a CDS encoding sensor histidine kinase, with product MSSVTEDPRFTVDTHLFRELGELLVGRDSTALIELIKNSYDADATEVLVHGESLDDPRSGRIVVTDNGVGMTRDQFISGFLRVASRFKELGTRRSTRFGRRYTGVKGIGRLAAHKLARRLEVESVTSGTSPTALHAVIDWDKIEGFETLDDIPPGTILFGERAARPDALSGTTLTLSQLRRKWTESERSRFLAEISSFQAPDFIRDPLPENVIPAPLLFERPEVRDIGAPVESSPLAGFRVVLDGDFETGDDYWELVADLATWVVEMRAAPGSSNVVYAIAPTRRTLEENPDARGYSNSLHRTISSPCFDARILIREGHLRARQDQRVWAARASGVHVFLEGFRVLPYGDDDWLSIDSDYTRRPRQLELLRDLDFSAEWGDKDVDAGLTRLPKNNYFGGVFLTQEHAPTLRILVNREGFVPEAGFLALVDHVRTGVDLCTRVRAAAGLAERQKRAAIRAAAREAKLSTAATRSLRVEIEDAKGVIKEIHSLLSQRDLEGAESLIDRAAVALEHVRDRADTIIWEGAMLRILASVGTQMAAFVHEVNGVLGTAQTLDQSLKVILEEGALLGEERRRLQGAWRVAVDLRQTVERHASYLTDVVSVNARRRRSRQSIAERFDSAVRLVRHSAERYHVEILSDIPPALKSPPMFPAELSTIFANLLTNAVKAAKPEGRIHASAASDSKGVRVRVQNTGVAVALAEAERWFRPFESTTDSPDSMLGQGMGLGLTITRSMLEYYGLGVQFVEPSPPYATAVEVRFSK from the coding sequence ATGTCTAGCGTCACGGAAGACCCGCGGTTCACGGTTGACACTCACCTGTTCCGGGAACTCGGAGAACTCCTCGTCGGGCGAGATTCGACTGCCTTGATCGAACTCATCAAGAACTCCTACGATGCCGACGCCACCGAGGTCCTAGTCCATGGCGAGTCCTTGGATGATCCTCGCAGCGGTCGAATTGTAGTGACGGACAACGGCGTCGGCATGACTCGCGACCAGTTTATCTCCGGTTTCCTGAGGGTCGCATCCCGGTTCAAGGAACTGGGTACAAGGCGCTCGACGAGGTTTGGACGACGCTACACAGGCGTGAAGGGGATCGGTCGCTTGGCCGCCCACAAACTGGCCAGAAGGCTGGAGGTCGAGAGCGTTACTTCGGGAACGAGTCCTACTGCGCTGCACGCAGTCATTGACTGGGACAAGATTGAGGGATTCGAGACCCTCGATGACATCCCGCCCGGCACGATTTTGTTCGGTGAGCGGGCGGCGCGTCCCGATGCCCTATCCGGGACGACCCTTACGTTGTCGCAGTTAAGGCGAAAGTGGACTGAGTCCGAGCGATCCAGGTTCTTGGCGGAGATCTCGTCATTTCAGGCTCCGGATTTCATCCGAGATCCTTTGCCAGAAAACGTGATTCCTGCGCCGCTTCTCTTCGAACGTCCCGAAGTGCGAGACATCGGCGCACCGGTCGAATCTTCGCCCTTAGCCGGATTTCGAGTGGTCCTCGACGGCGACTTTGAGACGGGAGACGACTACTGGGAGCTGGTGGCGGACTTGGCGACTTGGGTTGTGGAGATGCGTGCCGCCCCGGGCAGCAGCAACGTCGTCTACGCGATCGCGCCGACCCGCCGGACCCTTGAGGAGAATCCCGACGCGCGGGGCTACTCCAACTCCTTGCACCGTACCATCTCATCGCCGTGCTTTGACGCACGGATCTTGATTCGCGAGGGTCACTTAAGAGCGAGACAGGATCAGCGAGTGTGGGCAGCGAGAGCCAGTGGTGTTCATGTGTTCCTCGAGGGGTTTCGAGTCCTTCCGTATGGTGATGACGACTGGCTATCGATCGACTCCGACTACACTCGCCGCCCCCGCCAACTGGAACTGCTTCGCGACCTAGACTTCAGCGCCGAGTGGGGCGATAAGGATGTAGACGCGGGGCTGACTCGCCTACCGAAGAACAACTACTTCGGCGGCGTCTTCCTGACTCAGGAACACGCCCCAACTCTACGAATCTTGGTCAACCGGGAGGGGTTCGTGCCGGAGGCAGGGTTCCTCGCGCTCGTCGATCATGTTCGCACTGGAGTGGACTTATGCACCCGCGTGCGAGCAGCCGCCGGTCTTGCGGAGCGCCAGAAACGGGCCGCAATTCGAGCGGCCGCTCGGGAGGCGAAGCTGTCCACAGCTGCTACCCGATCCCTCCGTGTCGAGATCGAGGACGCCAAGGGGGTCATCAAGGAGATCCATTCTCTTCTAAGCCAACGCGACCTCGAAGGGGCCGAGTCCCTCATCGATAGGGCAGCCGTGGCGCTGGAGCACGTTAGGGACCGGGCCGACACCATCATATGGGAGGGGGCCATGCTCCGCATCTTGGCGTCGGTCGGAACTCAGATGGCCGCCTTCGTACACGAGGTCAATGGCGTGCTCGGCACGGCGCAGACCTTGGATCAATCGCTCAAGGTCATTCTCGAAGAGGGGGCGCTGCTAGGCGAGGAGCGAAGGCGCCTGCAGGGGGCGTGGCGTGTCGCGGTGGATCTTCGGCAGACCGTGGAGCGGCACGCCTCATATCTGACGGATGTAGTGTCTGTGAACGCCAGACGGCGACGGTCGCGACAGTCCATCGCTGAACGATTCGATTCCGCCGTTCGGTTGGTCCGGCACTCCGCCGAACGGTACCATGTTGAGATACTCTCCGACATTCCGCCGGCCCTGAAGTCACCGCCGATGTTCCCGGCCGAATTGTCAACGATCTTCGCAAATCTATTGACCAATGCAGTGAAGGCGGCGAAGCCTGAAGGCCGCATCCACGCTTCGGCCGCTTCCGATTCCAAGGGTGTGCGCGTGCGAGTACAGAATACGGGTGTTGCGGTCGCCCTCGCTGAGGCTGAACGCTGGTTCCGACCCTTCGAGTCCACCACCGATAGCCCGGATTCAATGCTCGGCCAAGGTATGGGCTTGGGCCTCACCATCACCCGCAGCATGCTTGAGTATTACGGCTTAGGTGTGCAGTTTGTCGAACCTTCGCCGCCTTACGCCACAGCCGTGGAAGTCAGGTTCTCGAAATGA